Proteins encoded in a region of the Marinicella rhabdoformis genome:
- a CDS encoding rhomboid family intramembrane serine protease, translating into MKIPHLDPEFAKNRKDAWPKAFRIACVLLATIWICFFVAQFLPVTQFGLKPRRFEGLIGLFTMPLIHSGWPHLIDNTLPMFLAFLGLFGNYPRLAKKVMVQSVLITGLLVWFFARDLNHIGSSGLFYALLSYLFISGFLKKDLQSVGLSILIAFMYGSLIWGILPGQPGISWESHLAGLLTGIFLAIQTRKQELPVLKDWRLDEGIEPGNDI; encoded by the coding sequence ATGAAAATTCCACATTTAGATCCTGAGTTTGCAAAAAATCGCAAAGATGCATGGCCCAAGGCCTTTCGCATCGCCTGTGTGTTACTGGCCACCATTTGGATTTGTTTCTTTGTAGCTCAATTTTTGCCCGTCACCCAATTTGGTCTCAAACCCAGACGCTTTGAAGGCTTAATCGGCTTATTCACCATGCCGCTGATTCATTCAGGTTGGCCACATTTAATAGACAATACCCTGCCCATGTTTTTGGCATTTTTGGGGTTGTTCGGCAATTACCCTAGGCTGGCCAAAAAAGTCATGGTTCAATCGGTTTTAATTACGGGCTTGTTGGTGTGGTTCTTTGCCCGCGATTTGAATCATATTGGTTCCAGCGGTTTATTTTATGCCTTACTCAGTTACCTGTTTATCAGCGGATTCCTTAAAAAAGACCTTCAATCGGTTGGCTTGAGTATTTTGATTGCTTTTATGTACGGCTCATTAATTTGGGGCATATTGCCCGGGCAGCCTGGCATATCATGGGAGTCACATTTAGCGGGCTTATTAACCGGTATATTCTTGGCCATACAAACCAGAAAGCAAGAATTACCCGTTCTGAAGGATTGGCGACTTGATGAGGGCATTGAACCCGGTAATGACATCTAA
- a CDS encoding WD40/YVTN/BNR-like repeat-containing protein produces the protein MKSTTIKTAIIALTALTGSVSAEITSSYKNQKAAWDQHLSMRQNTPFHGVTWRNVGPIFQGGRAVDVIRPTDQPHVIYVAYASGGVWKSTNNGQTFTPMTDDLPSQVVGSLVIDPNDSNTLWLGTGENNSSRSSYGGMGVYQSKDGGETWAFKGLGDTDRIGRIVVDPKDSNRIYVAALGKLYSKGGDRGLYRSTDGGDTWDTLIEGKKYTGFIDLAMSPNGDLYASAWDRSRKAWDFQEGGEGSALYKSSDNGDSWQKLTNGLPYGEYMGRMGITTSISNPDVVYVSIDNQTPLPESEWDMGSSAVTAKRLKNMDKAEFLTQDKKAVESFLRSNNFPPETKANDIIEKIKNDEMTPADLVDQLADGNNNLFNVDIKSLEIYRSDDAGASFKRTHKEDLQGVVFSYGYYFGQVKVDPQNEDIVYATGVPFIKSTDGGKTWASAWSSKMHADLQAIWINPQHSNHIMVGNDGGVDESYDGGQTWNKIDQQPVGQFYTVAVDMETPYNIYGGLQDNGTLKGSSQNDWTQGESWERIFGGDGMHVNVDDTEKLTYVGFQFGNSFRLGSAAPKKITPPNYVGEESLRKNWNTPVMMSTHNHDILYFAGHKMYRSMNKGDDWTEISGDLTESEKRGDVPFATITSVSESPLKFGLIWAGTDDGLVWVTEDGGNKWRKVSKQLPKHRWVSRIIASPHKEKRAWLAMNGYRQDDIQPYLYRTDNLGKSWKKMSKGLPNETINVVKEDPKNEDMVYVGTDKGIYVSMNKGDSWNMLGDGLPTVPVHDLIVHPRENELVIGTHGRSVYVADVAPLQNKTEQVKDNELFIFPVDEIKESRSWDSKPFTWEYTDNKSKTETIYLWSETSGEAEISITDASDSTIYQAQTTLKKGFNQWHWDYKIDEALAIAAEAAALEKNKASEADDEGDNDSDKESQAINKSNIPYAESKRLGHPPYIEPGKYHLIIKQGDEQHSVDFSVK, from the coding sequence ATGAAATCCACCACAATCAAAACGGCCATCATCGCCTTAACTGCTTTGACCGGCAGTGTATCAGCTGAGATCACATCCAGTTACAAAAACCAAAAAGCCGCATGGGATCAACACCTAAGCATGCGACAAAATACGCCTTTTCATGGTGTTACTTGGAGAAATGTAGGCCCCATCTTTCAAGGTGGTCGAGCCGTTGATGTGATTCGTCCAACAGATCAACCGCATGTCATCTATGTGGCTTATGCATCAGGCGGCGTGTGGAAAAGCACCAACAATGGTCAAACTTTCACACCCATGACTGATGACTTACCTTCTCAAGTGGTCGGTTCATTGGTGATTGACCCGAATGATTCAAACACCTTATGGTTGGGGACTGGCGAAAACAATTCTTCTCGTTCATCTTATGGTGGCATGGGTGTTTACCAATCCAAAGACGGTGGTGAAACTTGGGCATTCAAAGGCTTGGGTGACACTGATCGAATTGGTCGCATTGTGGTCGATCCGAAAGATTCAAACCGCATTTATGTGGCGGCATTGGGTAAGTTATATTCAAAAGGTGGTGACAGGGGCTTATACCGCAGCACCGATGGTGGTGACACTTGGGATACACTGATTGAAGGCAAAAAATATACGGGGTTCATAGATTTAGCCATGTCACCGAATGGTGACTTGTATGCCTCTGCTTGGGATCGATCACGCAAAGCTTGGGATTTTCAAGAAGGTGGCGAAGGTTCCGCACTTTACAAAAGCAGTGACAACGGCGACAGTTGGCAGAAACTAACCAATGGACTGCCCTACGGCGAATACATGGGTCGCATGGGCATCACCACATCCATCAGCAACCCTGATGTGGTATATGTCTCAATAGACAACCAAACACCTTTACCAGAAAGTGAATGGGACATGGGTTCCAGTGCAGTCACCGCCAAACGACTAAAAAACATGGACAAAGCCGAATTCCTGACACAGGATAAAAAGGCGGTTGAATCATTTTTACGCAGCAACAACTTCCCCCCAGAAACCAAAGCCAATGATATCATAGAAAAAATAAAAAATGATGAAATGACACCCGCAGATTTGGTTGATCAGTTGGCTGATGGTAACAACAACTTATTCAATGTTGATATCAAATCTCTAGAAATATACCGATCTGATGATGCCGGCGCTTCATTCAAACGCACACACAAAGAAGACCTCCAAGGCGTGGTCTTTTCATACGGTTATTATTTTGGACAAGTCAAAGTAGACCCTCAGAATGAAGACATTGTTTATGCCACAGGTGTGCCGTTCATCAAATCAACTGATGGCGGCAAAACATGGGCATCTGCTTGGTCTTCAAAAATGCATGCCGATTTACAAGCCATTTGGATAAATCCTCAGCATTCAAATCACATCATGGTTGGCAATGACGGTGGTGTCGATGAAAGTTATGATGGCGGCCAAACATGGAACAAAATTGACCAACAACCCGTTGGACAGTTTTATACCGTTGCGGTTGATATGGAAACACCATACAACATCTATGGCGGCTTACAAGACAATGGCACACTCAAAGGTTCAAGCCAAAATGATTGGACACAAGGTGAATCTTGGGAACGCATCTTTGGTGGTGATGGCATGCACGTCAATGTCGATGATACCGAAAAACTAACCTATGTTGGATTCCAATTTGGTAATTCATTCCGTTTAGGCTCTGCCGCACCCAAGAAAATCACGCCACCTAATTATGTCGGCGAAGAATCCTTACGCAAGAATTGGAACACGCCGGTAATGATGTCCACCCACAATCACGATATTTTGTATTTTGCGGGACATAAAATGTACCGCAGCATGAATAAGGGCGATGACTGGACTGAAATTTCTGGTGACTTGACTGAATCTGAAAAACGTGGCGACGTGCCATTTGCCACCATCACTTCAGTATCTGAATCTCCTTTGAAGTTTGGCTTGATTTGGGCCGGTACTGACGATGGTTTGGTTTGGGTCACTGAAGACGGCGGTAACAAATGGCGTAAAGTCAGCAAGCAACTGCCAAAACACCGCTGGGTCAGTCGCATCATTGCCTCTCCACACAAAGAAAAACGCGCTTGGTTGGCCATGAATGGATACCGTCAAGACGACATCCAACCGTATTTATACCGCACAGACAATCTGGGTAAAAGCTGGAAAAAAATGAGTAAAGGCCTGCCCAACGAAACCATCAATGTGGTCAAAGAAGACCCTAAGAATGAAGACATGGTCTATGTAGGTACAGACAAAGGCATATATGTTTCAATGAACAAAGGCGACTCCTGGAACATGCTGGGTGATGGTTTGCCGACTGTCCCCGTTCATGACTTGATTGTTCACCCGCGAGAAAATGAGCTGGTCATCGGTACTCATGGTCGTTCGGTTTATGTGGCCGATGTGGCACCGCTTCAAAACAAAACAGAGCAAGTCAAAGACAATGAGTTGTTTATTTTTCCTGTCGATGAAATCAAAGAAAGCCGTTCTTGGGACAGCAAACCATTCACATGGGAATACACCGACAACAAAAGCAAAACTGAAACGATTTACCTATGGAGCGAAACTTCTGGTGAAGCCGAGATCAGCATCACTGATGCCTCAGACAGCACCATTTATCAAGCACAGACCACATTGAAAAAAGGTTTCAATCAATGGCACTGGGATTACAAAATTGACGAAGCTTTGGCGATCGCTGCCGAAGCCGCGGCTTTAGAAAAAAATAAGGCATCTGAAGCAGATGATGAAGGTGATAATGATTCAGATAAAGAATCTCAAGCCATCAACAAATCAAACATACCCTATGCTGAATCCAAACGCCTTGGTCACCCTCCTTATATCGAACCAGGCAAATACCATTTGATTATCAAGCAAGGTGATGAACAACACAGTGTCGATTTCAGCGTTAAATAA
- a CDS encoding vWA domain-containing protein produces the protein MDTSMIEGIIWSDFHFLRPDFLWLLIPAALLLWKGMNKGGGKDGWEQSCDPELLQAMQVQAAQKGSKLQWLYWPAALIAILAISGPAVRKVPVPVVQNQSALVLALDVSRSMLADDIKPSRLQRAKFKIKDLLADRKDGQTALVVYAGDAFVVTPLTDDVATICAMLEAIEPSIMPVKGTNTSKALEKAADLLKQSGARQGEVLLITDSISLLKTEDTLSELANQKIKTHVMAVGTEAGAPIPTPRGFVKDLRGQIVIPKLDFKSLQQAAVTGGGYFTVLSSGDDFAGMFDAKTNADQGDEENSADNPFKDDDLGSENFIDDGPLLALLLLPLVAMLYRRGMLLFLALAVVLPVEQSHALSWDDLWLNEDQQAWKHLQNNEVEQAQNTAIDPKIQAAAAYKNKQFKQAADLYGSQDNALDKHYNEGNALAQAGEFEKALDSYEQALTYNPEDEDTLYNKKIVEEALKQQQEQEQQQQNEQGEPGEESDEEKSGDQEQDSEQQNQEQQDQDEQQQEQESNEQKQQAEKDEQSEEANEDQAEQEQQQADEEREKEEKEQQEVELTPEEKALDAEEKQAMEQWLRRIKDDPGGLLRRKFLYQYHRRNQSDDDFQTTEDW, from the coding sequence ATGGACACAAGTATGATTGAAGGCATCATTTGGTCTGATTTTCATTTTTTGCGGCCTGATTTCCTTTGGTTATTGATTCCTGCGGCTTTGTTGTTGTGGAAAGGCATGAACAAGGGTGGAGGCAAAGATGGGTGGGAACAAAGCTGTGACCCGGAACTGCTTCAAGCGATGCAGGTTCAAGCAGCCCAAAAAGGCAGTAAGCTACAATGGTTATATTGGCCTGCGGCATTGATCGCCATTTTGGCCATTTCAGGTCCTGCAGTGAGAAAAGTCCCTGTACCTGTAGTACAAAACCAATCGGCTTTGGTGTTGGCCTTAGATGTATCACGAAGCATGCTGGCCGATGACATCAAGCCTTCTCGTTTACAAAGGGCTAAATTTAAAATCAAAGACTTGTTGGCTGATCGCAAAGACGGTCAAACGGCTTTGGTGGTTTATGCAGGTGATGCTTTTGTGGTGACACCTCTGACCGATGATGTGGCAACCATCTGTGCCATGTTAGAAGCGATAGAGCCATCAATCATGCCGGTCAAAGGCACCAATACGAGCAAAGCCTTAGAAAAGGCGGCAGACTTATTAAAGCAATCCGGCGCCCGTCAAGGTGAAGTGTTATTAATCACTGACAGCATCTCACTGTTAAAAACAGAAGATACTTTGAGCGAATTAGCGAATCAGAAAATCAAAACCCATGTCATGGCAGTGGGTACTGAAGCTGGCGCACCGATTCCTACTCCACGTGGTTTTGTTAAAGACCTGCGGGGTCAAATCGTGATTCCTAAACTGGACTTCAAAAGTTTGCAACAAGCGGCCGTTACCGGTGGTGGGTATTTCACCGTATTGTCCAGTGGTGATGATTTTGCTGGTATGTTCGATGCCAAAACAAACGCAGATCAAGGAGATGAAGAAAATTCAGCTGACAATCCTTTTAAGGATGATGATTTAGGGAGCGAAAACTTCATTGATGATGGTCCTTTGTTGGCTTTGTTGTTGTTGCCTTTAGTCGCAATGCTCTACCGACGGGGCATGCTGTTGTTTCTGGCCTTGGCAGTGGTGTTACCGGTTGAACAGTCACACGCGCTTTCTTGGGATGATTTGTGGCTCAATGAAGACCAGCAAGCTTGGAAACATTTACAAAATAATGAAGTCGAACAAGCACAAAATACCGCGATAGATCCCAAAATTCAGGCCGCAGCAGCTTACAAAAACAAACAGTTTAAACAGGCGGCTGATTTGTATGGGTCGCAAGACAATGCACTGGACAAGCATTACAACGAAGGCAATGCATTGGCACAAGCAGGTGAATTTGAAAAGGCTTTGGACAGTTATGAGCAAGCTTTGACCTACAATCCTGAAGATGAGGATACCTTGTACAACAAAAAAATTGTAGAAGAGGCGCTTAAGCAACAACAAGAGCAAGAACAACAGCAACAAAACGAGCAAGGTGAACCAGGTGAGGAGTCAGACGAAGAAAAGTCTGGCGACCAAGAACAAGATTCTGAACAGCAAAACCAAGAGCAACAAGACCAAGACGAGCAACAACAAGAGCAAGAAAGTAACGAACAAAAACAACAAGCTGAAAAAGACGAGCAGTCTGAAGAAGCCAATGAAGATCAGGCAGAACAAGAACAGCAACAAGCTGACGAAGAACGTGAAAAAGAAGAAAAAGAGCAGCAAGAAGTTGAATTAACACCGGAAGAAAAAGCTTTGGATGCCGAGGAAAAGCAGGCCATGGAACAGTGGTTAAGACGCATCAAAGATGATCCAGGTGGGCTTTTGAGGCGCAAGTTTTTATACCAATACCATCGCAGAAACCAAAGCGATGACGATTTTCAAACCACAGAGGATTGGTGA
- a CDS encoding BatD family protein has translation MNKYKLMIVLLLFSAVSTAELTATVDRTTLFLGESITLEVTMDKNTNGQPDFTMLDAVFHVGSTGRSSSTQIINGEASSTTTWQVLLVPKSLGSHIIPPIEVDGESTQALRIEVKKPDPNAKAQGDIFIEVIPNKTEAFVQEEIILTVRLLYAINLKNGGLSDPNADGVVVQQINKGASYSTQRDGKTYQVLERKYAIYAEHSGPLTLNPMVFEGEVTDNSRRSSYSMFQRGRPVRQVSEMLELNIKPIPQEFVNKPWIPASDLNVTQTWSQGDYKVGEPITRTINFVATGLSETQLPEVEIDQFKGAKIYQDKTDTMTRTDGERLIATKTIKYAVIPNEAGQLVIPAFKLDWFDTQNQTTQTALIPSTTFEVAAAEVATQNTPTPTAQIQTERPDSQVMIAAPTESQQITSNRDSIWRPLALIFASLWVLTALFLLRRMRKQGEQKTSEKPKKNTFDVNLRALKEATPSRIQQTLLMWWNQEHQQNVTNLSQIINQIDDKATTQAIESLQECLYKGAEYDHNISWFQLAKQGGFELKVKKQNKSEGLPELY, from the coding sequence ATGAATAAATACAAATTAATGATTGTTTTGCTGTTATTCAGTGCAGTTTCAACAGCTGAATTAACTGCCACAGTTGATCGGACTACCCTGTTCTTAGGTGAGTCAATCACTTTAGAAGTGACGATGGACAAAAACACCAACGGCCAACCCGATTTTACGATGTTAGATGCTGTTTTTCATGTTGGCAGCACCGGTCGTTCTAGTTCTACACAAATCATCAATGGTGAAGCATCCTCTACCACCACGTGGCAAGTACTTTTGGTGCCAAAATCCTTAGGTTCTCACATCATTCCTCCGATTGAGGTAGATGGCGAATCGACCCAAGCCCTTCGAATAGAAGTGAAAAAACCTGATCCTAATGCCAAAGCCCAAGGTGATATTTTTATCGAAGTGATACCGAATAAAACCGAAGCTTTTGTGCAAGAAGAAATTATTTTAACGGTACGTTTACTCTATGCCATTAATTTAAAGAATGGTGGCTTATCAGACCCCAATGCAGATGGCGTTGTTGTTCAACAAATTAACAAAGGCGCCAGTTACAGTACCCAAAGAGACGGAAAGACATACCAAGTATTAGAACGAAAATACGCGATTTATGCTGAGCATTCAGGCCCTTTGACACTCAATCCTATGGTCTTTGAAGGTGAAGTCACAGATAACAGTCGTCGTTCCAGCTACAGTATGTTTCAACGTGGCAGACCTGTTCGTCAAGTTTCAGAAATGTTAGAATTAAACATCAAGCCCATTCCTCAAGAATTTGTCAACAAACCGTGGATACCTGCCAGTGATTTGAATGTTACGCAAACGTGGTCTCAAGGTGACTATAAGGTGGGTGAACCCATTACCCGAACCATTAACTTTGTAGCGACTGGCTTGTCTGAAACACAGTTACCAGAAGTCGAAATTGATCAGTTTAAAGGCGCCAAGATTTACCAAGACAAAACGGACACCATGACCCGAACTGATGGAGAACGTTTGATAGCAACAAAAACTATCAAGTATGCGGTGATACCGAATGAAGCCGGTCAGTTGGTGATACCAGCGTTTAAATTAGATTGGTTTGATACACAAAATCAAACCACTCAAACAGCACTCATTCCAAGCACCACATTTGAAGTCGCAGCAGCGGAAGTAGCGACACAAAACACACCAACACCGACAGCACAAATTCAAACGGAACGCCCTGACAGTCAGGTAATGATTGCAGCGCCAACAGAATCGCAACAAATCACTTCAAATCGAGACAGTATCTGGCGGCCATTGGCTTTGATTTTTGCCAGTTTATGGGTGTTAACCGCCTTATTTTTGCTGAGGCGTATGCGCAAACAAGGCGAACAGAAAACATCCGAAAAACCGAAAAAGAATACTTTTGATGTTAATTTACGGGCCTTGAAAGAAGCCACACCGAGCCGAATTCAGCAAACCCTGTTGATGTGGTGGAACCAAGAACACCAGCAAAATGTGACCAATTTAAGTCAAATCATTAATCAAATTGATGACAAAGCCACCACACAAGCAATTGAGTCCCTACAAGAATGTTTGTACAAAGGTGCTGAATATGACCATAACATCAGCTGGTTTCAGTTAGCCAAACAAGGTGGGTTTGAATTAAAGGTTAAAAAACAAAACAAATCTGAAGGATTGCCTGAGCTGTATTAA
- a CDS encoding TatD family hydrolase: MIDIGANLTHDSFDKDRENVIKDAQAAGVETFIITGSDVDCSSKAQQLAHQYNDCCYATAGIHPHHASDFNGDAEDAIQELLHDDKVVAVGETGLDYFRDFSPREAQIFSFERHIKLAIENDMPLFLHQRESHKDFHPILKEHRDQLGNVVVHCFTDTEQALFDYLDLDCHIGITGWICDERRGKHLIDIIHNIPNNRLLIETDSPYLMPRNLNPKPKSRRNEPKHLAHIATEIANILDIDLLQLQQQTTENSRQFFEI, from the coding sequence ATGATAGATATCGGTGCCAACCTGACACACGACAGCTTTGATAAAGACCGCGAAAATGTAATCAAAGATGCGCAGGCTGCAGGTGTAGAAACTTTTATTATTACCGGTTCAGATGTCGATTGCTCAAGCAAGGCACAGCAACTGGCTCACCAATATAACGATTGTTGTTATGCAACGGCGGGCATTCACCCACACCATGCCAGTGACTTTAACGGTGACGCTGAAGATGCCATTCAAGAATTACTCCATGATGACAAAGTGGTGGCCGTAGGTGAAACAGGGCTGGATTATTTCAGAGACTTTTCTCCCAGGGAAGCGCAGATTTTTTCTTTTGAGCGCCACATCAAATTGGCCATTGAAAACGACATGCCTTTGTTTCTGCACCAGCGAGAATCACACAAAGACTTTCACCCCATATTGAAGGAACACCGGGACCAATTAGGAAATGTCGTGGTGCACTGCTTTACAGACACTGAACAAGCTTTGTTTGACTACTTGGATTTGGACTGCCACATCGGTATCACCGGATGGATTTGTGATGAACGCCGCGGTAAACATTTGATTGACATCATTCACAACATACCAAACAACCGTTTGTTGATTGAAACAGACTCACCTTATCTGATGCCAAGAAACCTCAATCCCAAACCCAAATCTCGCCGCAATGAGCCCAAACATTTGGCACACATTGCCACTGAAATTGCAAACATATTGGATATAGACTTGCTTCAGTTACAACAACAAACCACTGAAAATAGCCGTCAGTTTTTTGAGATCTAA
- the lpxL gene encoding LpxL/LpxP family Kdo(2)-lipid IV(A) lauroyl/palmitoleoyl acyltransferase, with amino-acid sequence MASKPQSQTGVQIQKPPFWRHLFSWLVYLKLWSWAQLPYRLLLGIGVLIGNAFRYLSSSRRKVIQKNIAICFPHLDEKQQRELIKQNYRETGMMVSQTIKAFLSWNNGFFKNLHIDGTEHLQKAQASGKGVLLVSGHFTALDIGGRVISQQFPVSGVYRPHKNPVQEYVVKNSREKYAKQMFTRDELKGIIKELKAGGIVWYAPDQDYRRGQSIFSSFFGTKASTITATHQLARISGCQVMFYSVKRIPEKPYYQLAISPALTDFPSKDVQRDTDRINQGIEQMVNQAPEQYLWLHKRFKTRPEGEGKFY; translated from the coding sequence ATGGCTTCAAAACCTCAAAGCCAAACTGGAGTTCAAATACAAAAGCCGCCTTTTTGGCGGCATTTGTTTTCTTGGTTGGTTTATTTAAAACTGTGGAGCTGGGCGCAATTACCTTACCGTTTGTTATTGGGTATTGGCGTACTTATTGGCAATGCGTTCAGGTACCTCTCGAGTTCACGACGAAAGGTGATTCAAAAAAACATCGCCATTTGCTTCCCACACCTTGATGAAAAACAACAACGCGAACTGATTAAGCAAAATTACCGTGAAACGGGCATGATGGTCAGCCAAACCATCAAAGCCTTTTTGTCTTGGAACAATGGTTTTTTCAAAAACCTCCACATAGATGGCACTGAACACCTACAAAAAGCCCAAGCCTCAGGTAAAGGTGTTTTATTGGTTTCAGGACACTTTACCGCCCTTGATATCGGTGGACGCGTGATCAGTCAACAATTTCCCGTTTCAGGAGTCTATCGTCCGCACAAAAACCCAGTTCAAGAATATGTCGTCAAAAACTCCAGAGAAAAATACGCCAAACAAATGTTCACTCGAGATGAGCTCAAAGGCATCATCAAAGAGCTTAAAGCAGGTGGTATCGTTTGGTATGCACCAGACCAAGATTACCGCCGTGGACAATCCATTTTTTCGTCATTTTTCGGCACAAAAGCTTCAACCATCACCGCCACGCACCAGCTGGCGAGAATTTCTGGCTGCCAAGTGATGTTCTATTCTGTCAAACGCATACCCGAAAAACCTTACTATCAATTGGCCATCAGCCCTGCATTAACAGATTTTCCCAGCAAAGACGTACAAAGAGACACCGACCGCATCAACCAAGGCATAGAACAAATGGTTAACCAAGCACCAGAGCAGTATCTTTGGCTACATAAAAGGTTTAAAACACGCCCAGAAGGTGAGGGCAAATTCTACTGA